CGGCGGCTTTACCAGCCGCTTTGGCGGGTCTGGGCGCTCCGGCGGCGGCTAAGGCAGCATCGCATCCTTTCTGATCCGCTCCAAATCTGCTCCAAATCCGGTCCAACCCAACCAGGAATCCACATGACATTGCCCATGCAACCGGTCTACGCCTACCTGATCTACATTCTTTCCAGCTTCGCCATGCTGGGGCTGTTTCTAATCGTGTACACGCGGATCACGCCGCACCGCGAGTTCGAACTGATACGCCGGGGCAATGTGGCGGCGGCCTTGTCGCTGGGCGGCGCCGTGCTGGGGTTTTCTCTGACGCTCTCGGCCAGCATCCAGCACAACGCAGCCTTCTCGATGTTCGTGCTGTGGGGCTTTGGCGCGTTCGTGGTGCAGGTGCTGGCCTATGTGCTGGTGGCGCGGGCGCTGCGCGGCGTCAGCGAGGAAATCACCGCGGATAATCGCGGCATGGGTGCGCTGATGGGGGTGGTATCGCTGGCGGCGGGCATCGTCAATGCCGCGTGCCTGGCCTAGTGTCGCCGCTGCCTTGGCATGCGGGCGGGCTCCGAGAGACGGAGTGTGCACCTTGCGGTGCGTTGGCGGGATCTGAGGGCGTGCCAGGGGCCGCGCGGCAACTGGCATTAACGCTTAGGAAATGTCTGCGCCAGCAAAGGCGCAAGACCCTGTAAAATCCTGCCTCACAGGCGGCTTGACCCGCCGGATTGCCCCCCTTCCTCCGCTTTGCCGGCCATCTGTCCGGCGGCAAAGTCAATTACGAAAGTCATGTCAGAGTCTGATGAAGCCAAACTAGCCGCGGCGACGTGGGTCCGTGAGCAGATGGATCGCCACGGCCTCACGCTCGACGATTTACTCGAAGCGGGCTGTTTCGCTGCCCCCCCGGCTCCGCCGGCACCGGCTCAGGCAGTGCCAAGGGCCACGCTGGCCGTTACGCCCCCGGCCGCCGCGCCGGCGGCAGCCCCCGAGGCGGAAAAGCCAGCCCGGGCGCTTTACCGCAATGCCATGGGCCAGAGTTGGGACGGTACCGGCGAGCGTCCGGAGTGGCTGCAGCGGGCAGTCAACGCGGGGCAGACGGTCGATTTC
The Cupriavidus basilensis DNA segment above includes these coding regions:
- a CDS encoding DUF350 domain-containing protein: MTLPMQPVYAYLIYILSSFAMLGLFLIVYTRITPHREFELIRRGNVAAALSLGGAVLGFSLTLSASIQHNAAFSMFVLWGFGAFVVQVLAYVLVARALRGVSEEITADNRGMGALMGVVSLAAGIVNAACLA
- a CDS encoding H-NS family nucleoid-associated regulatory protein, which gives rise to MSESDEAKLAAATWVREQMDRHGLTLDDLLEAGCFAAPPAPPAPAQAVPRATLAVTPPAAAPAAAPEAEKPARALYRNAMGQSWDGTGERPEWLQRAVNAGQTVDFFRVG